Proteins from a single region of Methanobrevibacter sp.:
- a CDS encoding PH domain-containing protein, with amino-acid sequence MAKFCKNCGTKLEEGSVFCNECGTKSGESGPSTNRNYNNSANGPFSEYKIDMIPGEKVIRSSQIHVGCLYLPLIVIGIGIAIWIFEMILSASAGFFPAFVLLGFINVFTVVGLIWFLIRYYGYKNNDLILTNKRVFGKCGLISTTQMQSPLNKIDSVSYSNGLIGKIIGYGTVEIATTSSHFKFRYVRDGQTFYNDIFNQVEISEKEKRIENAEAIANAIKNE; translated from the coding sequence ATGGCTAAATTTTGTAAAAATTGTGGAACCAAATTAGAAGAGGGTTCTGTTTTCTGTAATGAATGTGGAACTAAATCTGGTGAAAGTGGACCTTCAACTAATAGAAATTATAATAATTCTGCTAATGGTCCATTCAGTGAATATAAAATTGATATGATTCCTGGTGAAAAGGTTATTAGGAGTTCTCAGATTCATGTCGGATGTTTATATCTTCCGTTAATTGTTATTGGGATAGGAATTGCAATTTGGATTTTTGAAATGATATTGTCTGCTTCAGCAGGATTTTTCCCAGCTTTTGTTCTATTAGGTTTTATTAATGTCTTTACTGTAGTCGGTTTGATATGGTTCTTAATTAGATACTATGGTTATAAAAATAATGATTTAATTTTAACAAATAAAAGAGTATTTGGTAAATGTGGTTTAATTTCCACCACTCAAATGCAAAGCCCATTAAATAAAATTGACTCAGTATCATACAGTAATGGTTTAATTGGTAAAATTATAGGTTATGGAACTGTTGAAATTGCAACTACTTCTTCTCATTTTAAATTTAGGTATGTGCGTGATGGTCAAACATTCTATAATGATATTTTCAATCAGGTAGAAATATCTGAAAAAGAAAAAAGAATAGAAAATGCAGAAGCTATTGCTAATGCGATTAAAAATGAATAA
- a CDS encoding DUF2119 domain-containing protein, with the protein MSFFKYIDNGEGPTKLFIGGLHGNEGVTSLKFIKRIKDENLSNGQFYFYNFDKTPYISTVDKKYYKSEIGLKVLDLIEDLRPDFYTELHCYDLKNYDKLTSMERYKKTGIPPLIKLGNHVLVSSVSPLIRMTYFSTETVCKTLEFPCFEKLNSESVEKYNFNKDLAIETYEELLNLILSSPSREHFEKEMLKKHADQVHMAMRYAEKVFGKDFPPY; encoded by the coding sequence ATGTCTTTTTTTAAATACATCGATAATGGTGAAGGTCCAACTAAGCTATTTATCGGAGGACTTCACGGTAATGAAGGTGTAACATCTTTAAAATTCATTAAAAGAATTAAAGATGAAAATTTATCAAATGGTCAGTTTTACTTTTATAATTTTGATAAAACTCCGTATATTTCAACTGTTGATAAGAAATATTATAAATCCGAAATAGGGCTGAAAGTTTTGGATTTGATTGAAGATTTACGTCCTGATTTTTACACGGAACTTCATTGTTATGACCTTAAGAATTATGATAAGTTAACTTCAATGGAGCGATATAAAAAAACAGGTATTCCACCTCTTATTAAATTGGGGAATCATGTTTTGGTCTCATCAGTATCTCCATTAATTAGGATGACTTACTTTTCAACAGAAACTGTGTGTAAAACATTGGAATTTCCTTGTTTTGAAAAATTAAACTCTGAATCTGTTGAAAAATATAATTTTAATAAAGATTTAGCTATTGAAACTTATGAAGAATTGCTTAATTTAATTTTAAGTTCTCCATCAAGGGAACACTTTGAAAAAGAAATGCTAAAAAAGCATGCTGATCAGGTTCATATGGCTATGAGATATGCAGAAAAAGTATTTGGTAAGGATTTCCCACCATATTAA
- a CDS encoding adenosylhomocysteinase, which yields MSKVKDMSLAPEGVRKIEWVQKHMPVLEHIKQEYLETQPFKGITIGSCLHLEPKTINLGLTLMAGGAEVAMTGCNPLSTHDDAVAGAADLGLNVYGWREQDDEEYYQTINMVLDHKPDIIIDDGADMIMVLHNERTELLSHIKGACEETTTGVHRLQAMHADGALKFPVIAVNDAYTKYLFDNRYGTGQSSFDAIMGTTNMVIAGKTVTVCGYGWCGRGLAMRAAGLGADVIVTEVDPIRALEARMDGYRVMTIREAVKQSDLIITVTGNADIISGDDFKYMKDGCMLANSGHFNVEINRPDLEAISTGVKEVRESIEEFTTKDGRKIYLLADGRLVNLSAARGQGHPAEIMDMSFAVQALSAKHILENDLPVGVTKAPDAIDYNVATMKLKAMGIEIDSLTDKQKAYMSNWQEGT from the coding sequence ATGAGTAAAGTTAAAGATATGTCTTTAGCACCTGAAGGTGTTAGGAAAATTGAATGGGTTCAAAAACACATGCCTGTTTTAGAACACATCAAACAAGAATACTTAGAAACCCAACCTTTCAAAGGAATTACTATCGGTTCATGTTTACATTTAGAACCTAAAACCATCAACTTAGGTTTAACATTAATGGCTGGTGGAGCTGAAGTTGCAATGACTGGCTGTAACCCATTATCCACTCATGACGATGCAGTTGCAGGAGCAGCTGATTTAGGATTAAACGTTTATGGTTGGAGAGAACAAGACGATGAAGAGTACTACCAAACCATTAACATGGTACTTGACCATAAACCAGACATAATCATTGATGATGGTGCAGACATGATTATGGTTCTCCACAATGAAAGAACTGAGTTGTTATCTCATATTAAAGGAGCTTGTGAAGAAACCACTACTGGTGTACACAGACTTCAAGCAATGCATGCTGATGGTGCATTAAAATTCCCTGTTATTGCAGTAAACGATGCATACACAAAATACTTGTTCGATAATAGATATGGAACAGGACAATCCAGTTTCGATGCAATCATGGGAACTACCAATATGGTAATTGCTGGTAAAACTGTAACTGTCTGTGGATACGGATGGTGTGGAAGAGGACTTGCTATGAGAGCAGCAGGTCTCGGTGCAGATGTTATCGTAACTGAAGTAGATCCAATCAGAGCACTTGAAGCAAGAATGGATGGATACAGAGTAATGACTATTCGTGAAGCTGTAAAACAGTCTGACTTAATAATTACAGTAACTGGTAATGCAGATATCATCTCAGGTGATGACTTCAAATACATGAAAGATGGATGTATGCTTGCAAACTCTGGACACTTCAATGTAGAAATTAACAGACCTGACCTTGAAGCTATTTCAACTGGCGTAAAAGAAGTACGTGAAAGTATTGAAGAATTTACTACCAAAGATGGACGTAAAATCTACTTGCTTGCAGACGGTCGTTTAGTAAACTTATCTGCAGCACGTGGACAAGGACACCCTGCTGAAATTATGGATATGAGTTTTGCTGTACAAGCATTATCTGCAAAACATATTTTGGAAAATGATTTGCCTGTAGGCGTAACCAAAGCACCAGATGCAATCGACTACAATGTAGCTACAATGAAATTAAAAGCTATGGGAATTGAAATCGATTCATTAACTGATAAACAAAAAGCTTACATGTCCAACTGGCAAGAAGGAACCTAA
- a CDS encoding putative zinc-binding protein, producing MTQKIALASYDGMSPNGLVGRVACGDSRKTNDNIISICMGSTSADIEGKNNEMLKKYPIIAVNGCSGNCVNKILNSKGIN from the coding sequence ATGACTCAAAAAATAGCTTTAGCATCATATGATGGAATGAGTCCAAACGGTTTAGTTGGACGTGTTGCATGTGGTGACTCCAGAAAAACTAATGACAATATAATTTCAATATGCATGGGATCCACTTCTGCAGACATTGAAGGGAAAAATAATGAAATGCTCAAAAAATACCCTATAATTGCGGTTAATGGATGCAGTGGAAATTGTGTCAATAAAATCTTAAATTCAAAAGGAATTAATTGA
- a CDS encoding C-GCAxxG-C-C family protein: MKLFESKFNCAQSVFASFSEELGLDEKQALKIGGCFGSGMRKGEVCGACTGALMVLGLKYGQNEVGDIENKLKSDKASLKTVICKNCGKTFKTNKETEYCSKCRKKLNE; this comes from the coding sequence TTGAAATTATTTGAATCTAAATTTAATTGTGCCCAATCAGTATTTGCATCATTTAGTGAAGAATTGGGTCTTGATGAAAAACAAGCACTCAAAATTGGAGGATGCTTTGGAAGTGGAATGAGAAAAGGCGAAGTCTGTGGGGCGTGTACCGGTGCATTAATGGTATTAGGTTTAAAATATGGTCAAAATGAAGTTGGAGATATTGAAAACAAATTAAAATCAGATAAAGCATCATTGAAAACAGTTATCTGCAAAAATTGTGGTAAAACATTTAAAACAAATAAAGAAACTGAGTACTGTTCAAAATGCAGAAAAAAATTAAATGAATAA
- a CDS encoding aldo/keto reductase has product MLYNTLGKTGLEVSRLGFGTMRLPTTNSNADIDEMEASKMLTYGIENGINIIDTAYPYHSAGIDGNGNSEKFLGKYLKENNLRDEILLQTKSPSWLIEEKDDFDKYLDIQLEKLQTDYIDLYLLHSLTVPDWNKVHDLGVLDFLDDCLSSGKIKHIGFSSHIEVDYLIEILDEYPKWEVALTQMNYLDEYYQSGVMGLNYLKEINVGSMIMEPLRGGRLVNNIPKDIQQLWDTAEKKRTPVEWALQYLWNRDDVDCVFSGMTSLEQVKENVRIASTEDIISENDHELIREVARTYRSYLGNSCTRCGYCMPCPHGVDIINCLTEYNIAHMMQDPKASAMQYFALIDDDSRADSCVSCEECIPFCTQMLNIPEELQKVYEYFGSEFDHF; this is encoded by the coding sequence ATGTTATATAATACACTTGGAAAAACTGGCCTTGAAGTATCAAGACTCGGTTTTGGAACAATGAGACTACCTACAACCAATTCCAATGCAGATATTGATGAAATGGAAGCATCAAAAATGTTAACATATGGAATTGAAAATGGAATAAACATAATTGATACAGCATATCCTTACCATAGTGCAGGAATTGACGGTAATGGAAACAGTGAAAAGTTTCTTGGAAAATACTTGAAGGAAAATAACTTAAGAGACGAAATTTTATTACAGACAAAATCACCATCATGGTTAATTGAAGAAAAGGATGATTTTGATAAATATCTTGACATTCAACTTGAAAAATTGCAAACCGATTACATTGATTTATACTTACTTCATTCATTGACAGTTCCAGATTGGAATAAAGTACATGACTTAGGTGTTTTAGACTTCTTGGATGACTGTTTAAGCAGTGGTAAAATCAAACACATAGGATTTTCATCACATATAGAAGTGGACTATTTGATTGAAATACTGGACGAATATCCTAAATGGGAAGTTGCATTAACACAGATGAACTACCTCGACGAATATTACCAATCAGGAGTTATGGGACTTAATTACTTAAAGGAAATCAATGTCGGCAGTATGATTATGGAACCTCTTCGTGGAGGAAGATTAGTAAACAACATTCCAAAAGACATTCAGCAATTATGGGATACTGCAGAAAAGAAAAGAACCCCTGTTGAATGGGCACTACAATACTTATGGAACAGAGATGATGTTGACTGTGTCTTTAGTGGTATGACCAGCTTGGAACAGGTTAAGGAAAATGTTAGAATCGCATCTACTGAAGATATCATAAGTGAAAATGACCATGAATTGATCAGAGAAGTTGCAAGAACCTACAGGAGTTATCTTGGAAACAGCTGCACCAGATGCGGTTACTGTATGCCCTGCCCTCATGGTGTTGACATCATAAACTGCTTAACCGAATATAATATCGCACATATGATGCAAGATCCAAAAGCAAGTGCAATGCAGTACTTCGCATTGATTGATGATGATTCAAGGGCAGACAGCTGCGTGAGTTGTGAAGAGTGCATACCATTTTGTACTCAAATGTTGAATATTCCAGAAGAACTCCAGAAAGTATACGAATACTTCGGTAGTGAATTCGATCATTTCTAA
- a CDS encoding HesA/MoeB/ThiF family protein → MPTRYIGDGYWEIASRQMSIVTRSKQQKFKDSKITIIGCGGIGGQTIEMLARMGVGELILVDEDAFDMSNLNRQNFATLTDVGIPKSEVAKDKVRLINPYVKVTSFNEHVDESNIDKIISDSDIVIDALDNVLTRVIASRKANEKKIPFIHGAIHGTLGQITTFLPNTKSYEEMFNLPSVGKELTEEVIESLKNVTSGTPPVIGPTPNLIGCIQAMEAYKIITGIGKVTVAPKILTFDLLDLGSFFMNEI, encoded by the coding sequence ATGCCGACTAGATACATTGGAGACGGATATTGGGAAATTGCTTCCCGTCAGATGAGCATTGTTACAAGAAGCAAACAGCAAAAATTTAAAGATTCAAAAATTACAATAATAGGTTGCGGAGGTATCGGAGGCCAAACCATTGAAATGCTTGCAAGAATGGGTGTTGGAGAGCTTATTTTAGTTGATGAGGATGCTTTCGACATGTCAAATTTGAACAGACAGAATTTTGCAACCTTGACTGATGTCGGAATACCTAAAAGTGAAGTTGCAAAAGATAAAGTCAGACTAATAAACCCATATGTTAAAGTAACAAGTTTTAATGAACATGTCGATGAAAGCAACATTGATAAAATCATTTCAGACTCAGATATTGTTATTGATGCATTGGACAATGTATTGACAAGAGTTATTGCATCAAGAAAAGCAAATGAGAAAAAGATTCCATTCATACATGGTGCAATTCATGGAACCTTAGGTCAGATTACAACATTTTTACCAAACACAAAAAGCTATGAAGAAATGTTCAACCTACCTTCCGTCGGAAAAGAGCTTACCGAAGAAGTCATTGAAAGTTTAAAAAATGTTACATCCGGCACACCCCCAGTTATTGGTCCAACACCAAATTTAATTGGTTGTATTCAAGCAATGGAAGCTTATAAAATCATAACTGGAATTGGAAAGGTTACTGTGGCTCCAAAAATTTTAACTTTTGATTTATTAGATTTAGGTTCATTTTTTATGAATGAAATCTAA
- the glnA gene encoding type I glutamate--ammonia ligase, with translation MSDIPEEKIEKITEIMKEDNIKFIRLQFVDINGTVKNIVIPFNPGDDMNELFNEGMLFDGSSIAGFVGINDSDLVLKPDINTYSRLSWRPEESATCRFICDVWTPEKKPFAGDPRGVLKKSLSHIKDMGLQYNIGPEPEFFIVDIDENGYPMPYDDAGYFDVEPLDKGPDFRRELTLNLEDLDFEVEASHHEVAPGQNEIAFKFKDALKTADAVITFKQAIKAIVDNMATFDQLDYRVTFMPKPFFGVSGSGMHCHQSVFKGDKNLFSDPDSETGLSQDALYFMGGLLKHAPAITAITNPIVNSYKRLVPGYEAPVYRAYGFRNRSALIRVPAARGKATRIEYRSPDPACNPYLAFTVMLEAGIDGIVNKIDPGDPVELDIYSMSEEERINRGIEVLPTSLWEAYHSLEEDPLILNALGSHVSEKFLELKYQEWDEYRVQVFGYEQKKYLDI, from the coding sequence ATGAGCGATATTCCAGAAGAAAAAATTGAAAAAATAACCGAAATTATGAAAGAGGATAATATCAAATTTATCCGTTTACAATTTGTTGATATTAACGGTACCGTGAAAAACATTGTAATTCCATTCAATCCAGGAGATGATATGAATGAATTATTCAATGAAGGTATGTTATTTGACGGATCATCCATTGCAGGATTCGTTGGAATTAATGACAGTGATTTAGTCTTAAAACCAGATATCAATACTTACTCCAGACTCTCTTGGAGACCAGAAGAATCTGCAACCTGTAGATTTATCTGTGACGTATGGACCCCTGAGAAAAAACCATTTGCAGGAGATCCAAGAGGAGTTCTTAAAAAATCATTATCCCACATTAAAGATATGGGATTACAATACAACATTGGTCCTGAACCAGAATTCTTCATTGTAGATATTGATGAAAACGGTTACCCAATGCCTTACGATGATGCAGGATACTTTGATGTAGAACCTCTCGACAAAGGACCTGATTTCAGAAGAGAATTAACTTTAAACTTAGAAGACTTAGACTTTGAAGTAGAAGCTTCCCACCACGAAGTAGCTCCAGGTCAAAACGAAATTGCATTCAAATTCAAAGATGCGCTTAAAACTGCAGATGCAGTAATTACATTCAAACAAGCTATTAAAGCTATTGTAGACAATATGGCTACTTTTGACCAATTAGACTACAGAGTAACATTTATGCCAAAACCTTTCTTCGGTGTAAGTGGTAGTGGAATGCACTGTCACCAATCCGTATTTAAAGGAGACAAAAATCTCTTTTCAGACCCAGATTCTGAAACTGGACTTTCCCAAGATGCACTTTACTTCATGGGAGGATTATTAAAACACGCTCCAGCAATTACGGCAATTACTAACCCAATTGTAAACTCATACAAACGTTTAGTACCAGGTTATGAAGCACCAGTTTACAGAGCATACGGATTCAGAAACAGATCCGCTTTAATCAGAGTTCCAGCAGCACGTGGAAAAGCAACCCGTATTGAATACAGATCTCCAGACCCTGCATGTAACCCATACTTAGCATTTACCGTAATGCTTGAAGCAGGTATTGACGGTATTGTCAATAAAATTGACCCAGGTGACCCTGTGGAACTTGATATCTACAGTATGAGCGAAGAAGAAAGAATTAACAGAGGAATTGAAGTCTTACCAACAAGTTTATGGGAAGCATACCACTCACTTGAAGAAGACCCATTAATCCTTAATGCATTAGGTTCCCACGTAAGTGAAAAGTTCTTAGAACTCAAATACCAAGAATGGGACGAATATCGTGTTCAAGTATTTGGATACGAACAGAAAAAATATTTAGATATCTAA
- a CDS encoding NrpR regulatory domain-containing protein, with product MSESEHRMIEILRILSEQEKPTGSKLIADELKNKGFNLGERAVRYHMQILDEKGFTERIGNSGRKITKQGREKLEKGLIYDQVDFIYSRFEEMIYLTDFNYMTQEGKVVVNTSTIYNEESVDIIKKVTGSGLSVSPYVNLNSTSNDGKIEVTTLCGTTIDGVLLNEGIPSQPKYGGLLKIEDSEPINFTQLISYKKTSVSPLDAFSTKGFTSIMDVLENGDGIIPANFRLIPGIGREKAANIINKLDKIGIGGVIGISDEGKDILGAPVPRGMVGIVVVGGITPFCAVQEENQDIEIRISEETRDFATLYPITSRINPVLKEVQHVPRPKISFLLSKTWNLIQQVNFDIEKRKGDIISNVSYMDKDDIDRALDIMEETYNDNPKYINPYYKIINHPTDDSRIGLATICSLSIDGILIDNGIMSNPKYGGLLELTEPPLFIDLISYNGSTEDPHKLFIAKNMTSITKNNGPNKILASFKEIPYISREQSVQLLDILNNVGFSIYKIGKPREVTYNAKADNYNFGIVTGSGLNTIGAIKEKGIKVKVKAIEKLLPFEKMDRL from the coding sequence ATGTCAGAATCTGAACACCGAATGATTGAAATTTTAAGAATATTAAGCGAACAAGAAAAACCAACCGGTTCTAAACTAATAGCTGATGAACTAAAGAACAAAGGTTTTAATCTTGGAGAACGTGCAGTTAGATACCATATGCAAATCTTGGATGAAAAAGGATTTACTGAAAGAATAGGAAATTCCGGAAGAAAAATCACAAAACAGGGCCGTGAAAAATTAGAAAAAGGATTAATTTACGATCAGGTTGATTTCATTTATTCAAGATTTGAAGAAATGATTTATTTAACTGACTTCAACTATATGACACAAGAAGGAAAAGTAGTTGTAAATACATCAACCATTTATAATGAAGAGTCAGTTGATATAATTAAAAAAGTTACTGGAAGTGGCCTTTCTGTTAGTCCTTATGTTAATTTAAATAGTACTAGCAATGATGGCAAGATAGAGGTAACAACATTATGTGGAACAACAATAGATGGAGTGCTACTTAATGAAGGAATTCCTTCCCAACCAAAATATGGTGGCCTTCTAAAAATTGAAGATTCAGAACCAATAAACTTCACTCAATTAATATCCTACAAGAAAACTTCAGTATCCCCTCTCGATGCTTTCTCAACAAAAGGATTTACATCAATTATGGATGTTCTTGAAAATGGTGATGGAATTATCCCTGCAAACTTCAGACTGATACCTGGAATAGGACGTGAAAAAGCTGCAAATATCATCAACAAATTGGACAAGATAGGAATTGGTGGAGTAATAGGTATTTCTGATGAGGGGAAAGATATTTTAGGAGCACCAGTACCTAGAGGAATGGTTGGAATAGTTGTTGTTGGTGGAATTACACCATTTTGTGCTGTTCAAGAAGAAAATCAAGATATTGAAATAAGGATATCTGAAGAAACAAGAGATTTTGCAACATTATATCCAATTACCTCCAGAATCAATCCAGTATTAAAAGAAGTGCAACATGTCCCTAGACCAAAAATATCATTCTTACTTTCAAAAACTTGGAATTTAATCCAGCAGGTTAACTTTGATATTGAAAAAAGAAAAGGAGACATCATATCAAACGTTTCATATATGGATAAAGATGACATTGACAGAGCATTGGATATAATGGAAGAAACATACAATGACAATCCAAAATACATTAATCCATATTATAAAATAATTAATCATCCAACCGATGATTCAAGAATTGGTCTTGCTACAATTTGTAGTTTGAGCATTGATGGAATTTTAATAGACAATGGAATAATGAGTAACCCAAAATATGGTGGATTGCTTGAACTTACAGAACCTCCATTATTTATTGACTTAATTTCATACAACGGGTCAACAGAAGATCCACATAAACTATTTATAGCTAAAAATATGACATCCATAACTAAGAATAATGGACCTAATAAAATTTTAGCAAGTTTTAAAGAGATACCATATATATCTCGTGAACAAAGTGTCCAACTTTTAGATATTTTAAACAATGTAGGATTTTCAATATACAAAATTGGAAAACCTAGAGAAGTAACCTACAATGCAAAAGCAGACAATTATAACTTTGGTATCGTAACTGGTAGTGGTTTGAATACTATTGGTGCAATAAAAGAAAAAGGAATAAAAGTCAAAGTTAAAGCTATTGAAAAACTATTGCCTTTTGAAAAAATGGATAGGTTATAA
- a CDS encoding DUF2097 domain-containing protein yields MKELQLTTKDAVNYLKENVEIHDRIEISYNRIFAEGEVLNMDFSEYFGKPGFKMLVTLDESRLGATVEIDIYEVEEDIIEFTHYPKNGEEVDITVI; encoded by the coding sequence ATGAAAGAATTACAATTAACAACAAAAGATGCAGTAAATTACTTAAAAGAAAATGTTGAAATTCATGATAGGATTGAAATTTCATATAATAGAATTTTTGCTGAGGGTGAAGTATTGAATATGGATTTTTCAGAGTATTTTGGAAAACCAGGTTTTAAAATGTTAGTTACTCTTGATGAAAGTCGTTTAGGCGCTACAGTTGAAATTGATATTTATGAAGTTGAAGAGGATATAATTGAGTTTACTCATTATCCAAAAAATGGTGAAGAAGTGGATATAACTGTAATTTAG
- a CDS encoding DUF2097 domain-containing protein, protein MVEEVEMSFEEALNYVKTNVEVGDLLELSYNRIFAPGEVLGFTEPDEVTGEGFRVGLQLTGEILNQSIELDFNELEDDLIEMRHITDEKELIIEIL, encoded by the coding sequence ATGGTAGAAGAAGTAGAAATGAGCTTTGAAGAAGCATTAAATTATGTTAAAACCAACGTGGAAGTTGGTGATCTTTTAGAATTATCTTACAATCGTATTTTTGCTCCTGGTGAAGTTTTAGGATTCACAGAACCAGATGAAGTCACTGGTGAAGGTTTTAGAGTTGGGCTTCAATTAACTGGTGAAATTTTAAATCAATCTATTGAACTAGACTTCAACGAGCTTGAAGATGATTTAATTGAAATGCGTCATATTACTGACGAAAAAGAACTTATTATAGAAATTTTGTAA
- a CDS encoding formylmethanofuran dehydrogenase subunit C, whose product MFSLKTITFDQIKTSSIALEFDELIPDEIFAWTEADFAKYQVPIGNSRFPITDFFDITVEGEAAGPDEVKMILNGDLNRVKYIGCKMSGGDIVCNSSVDLHVGAEMSGGSILVKGNAAAHAGREMSGGYLEIEGNTKEFTGASYIGEWRGMTGGEIVVGGNAGKQCGECLTGGKIHVKGNCDILAGIHMTKGIIEIDGDVNRWPGGQMKNGNIVIHGFLGRLLEGFVLDGVVENPEVDGITFEGKYIKYTGDIGLNGKGNLYLGAEANKEKLASYGEIDDEYTSIREYRNL is encoded by the coding sequence GTGTTTAGTTTGAAAACAATTACATTTGATCAAATCAAAACTTCTTCAATCGCTTTAGAATTCGATGAATTAATTCCTGACGAAATTTTCGCATGGACTGAAGCTGATTTCGCAAAATATCAAGTTCCTATTGGAAATTCCAGATTCCCAATCACTGACTTCTTCGACATCACTGTTGAAGGAGAAGCAGCAGGACCTGATGAAGTTAAAATGATTCTCAACGGGGATTTAAACAGAGTAAAATACATCGGTTGTAAAATGAGCGGTGGAGACATCGTCTGTAACAGTAGTGTAGATTTACACGTAGGTGCAGAAATGTCTGGTGGATCCATTCTCGTTAAAGGTAACGCAGCTGCTCACGCAGGAAGAGAAATGTCTGGCGGATACCTTGAAATCGAAGGAAATACCAAAGAATTCACTGGTGCTTCTTACATTGGTGAATGGAGAGGTATGACTGGAGGAGAAATTGTTGTTGGCGGTAACGCTGGTAAACAATGTGGTGAATGTTTAACTGGTGGTAAAATTCACGTTAAAGGAAACTGTGATATTTTAGCTGGTATTCACATGACCAAAGGTATTATCGAAATTGACGGTGACGTAAACCGTTGGCCTGGTGGACAAATGAAAAACGGTAACATCGTTATTCACGGATTCCTCGGAAGATTACTCGAAGGATTCGTTCTCGATGGTGTTGTCGAAAACCCAGAAGTTGATGGAATCACTTTCGAAGGTAAATATATTAAATACACTGGAGATATTGGTCTCAACGGTAAAGGTAACCTTTACTTAGGTGCTGAAGCTAACAAAGAAAAATTAGCATCTTACGGAGAAATTGACGACGAATATACTTCAATCAGAGAATACAGGAATTTATAA